A window from Citrus sinensis cultivar Valencia sweet orange chromosome 3, DVS_A1.0, whole genome shotgun sequence encodes these proteins:
- the LOC102607058 gene encoding L-Ala-D/L-amino acid epimerase isoform X1: MLSVGFYLPFNNIKPQKPICQMASSPPAAAAPTSFSFKNLTQTFTVDVQRAENRPLNVPLIAPFTIATSRLDQVENVAIRIELSNGCVGWGEAPVLPHVTAEDQQTAMVKASEACEVLKESPAMALGSVFGVVAGLLPGHQFASQLKVRAAVEMALIDAVAKSVSMPLWRLFGGVSNTITTDITIPIVSPAEAAELASKYRKQGFTTLKLKVGKNLKEDIEVLRAIRAVHPDSSFILDANEGYKPQEAVEVLEKLYEMGVTPVLFEQPVHRDDWEGLGHVSHIAKDKFGVSVAADESCRSLDDVKKIVKGNLADVINIKLAKVGVLGALEIIEVVRASGLNLMIGGMVETRLAMGFAGHLTAGLGCFKFIDLDTPLLLSEDPVLDGYEVSGAVYKFTNARGHGGFLHWDNIAWGLQTSE; the protein is encoded by the exons ATGCTTTCAGTTGGATTCTATCTCCCTTTCAATAACATCAAACCCCAAAAACCCATTTGCCAGATGGCGTCATCACCACCGGCTGCTGCTGCGCCGACCAGCTTCAGCTTCAAGAACTTGACGCAAACGTTCACAGTGGATGTCCAGAGAGCAGAGAACAGGCCCTTGAACGTGCCGCTGATTGCGCCTTTTACGATTGCTACTTCGAGGCTTGATCAAGTGGAGAATGTGGCTATCAGAATCGAGCTTAGTAATGGGTGTGTTGGGTGGGGCGAGGCCCCTGTTTTGCCTCACGTGACTGCTGAGGATCAGCAGACTGCGATGGTCAAAGCCAGTGAGGCTTGTGAGGTTTTGAAAGAGAGCCCTGCCATGGCTTTGGGTTCTGTTTTTGGTGTGGTTGCTGGCCTTCTCCCTGGTCATCAGTTTGCTTCT CAATTGAAGGTTAGGGCAGCAGTCGAGATGGCACTGATTGATGCAGTTGCGAAAAGTGTCAGCATGCCTTTGTGGAGACTCTTTGGTGGAGTTTCAAATACTATAACCACTGATATAACA ATTCCAATTGTTTCCCCTGCTGAAGCAGCTGAACTGGCTTCAAAATATCGCAAACAAGGATTCACTACCCTGAAGCTTAAGGTGGGAAAGAATCTGAAGGAAGACATAGAAGTCCTACGAGCAATACGTGCTGTCCACCCTGATTCTTCATTCATCTTGGATGCCAATGAGGGTTACAAACCACAGGAAGCTGTTGAAgttcttgaaaaattatatg AAATGGGGGTCACTCCAGTTCTCTTTGAGCAACCAGTTCATAGAGATGATTGGGAAGGCCTTGGCCATGTTAGTCATATTGCCAAAGACAAATTTGGGGTATCTGTTGCAGCTGATGAGAGCTGTCGGAGTTTGGATGATGTcaagaaaattgtaaaaggAAATCTTGCGGATGTTATTAACATTAAGCTTGCAAAAGTTGGAGTCCTTGGGGCCCTTGAAATTATAGAAGTTGTAAGGGCTTCAGGATTAAACTTGATGATTGGTGGTATGGTTGAGACCAGACTAGCCATGGGCTTTGCTGGTCATCTCACTGCTGGCCTTGGGTGTTTCAA ATTCATTGACCTAGATACACCTCTTCTTCTGTCTGAAGATCCAGTTCTTGATGGTTATGAAG TGTCAGGGGCAGTTTACAAGTTTACGAATGCAAGAGGCCATGGTGGTTTCCTTCATTGGGACAATATTGCATG GGGCTTGCAAACAAGTGAATGA
- the LOC102607058 gene encoding L-Ala-D/L-amino acid epimerase isoform X2 yields MLSVGFYLPFNNIKPQKPICQMASSPPAAAAPTSFSFKNLTQTFTVDVQRAENRPLNVPLIAPFTIATSRLDQVENVAIRIELSNGCVGWGEAPVLPHVTAEDQQTAMVKASEACEVLKESPAMALGSVFGVVAGLLPGHQFASVRAAVEMALIDAVAKSVSMPLWRLFGGVSNTITTDITIPIVSPAEAAELASKYRKQGFTTLKLKVGKNLKEDIEVLRAIRAVHPDSSFILDANEGYKPQEAVEVLEKLYEMGVTPVLFEQPVHRDDWEGLGHVSHIAKDKFGVSVAADESCRSLDDVKKIVKGNLADVINIKLAKVGVLGALEIIEVVRASGLNLMIGGMVETRLAMGFAGHLTAGLGCFKFIDLDTPLLLSEDPVLDGYEVSGAVYKFTNARGHGGFLHWDNIAWGLQTSE; encoded by the exons ATGCTTTCAGTTGGATTCTATCTCCCTTTCAATAACATCAAACCCCAAAAACCCATTTGCCAGATGGCGTCATCACCACCGGCTGCTGCTGCGCCGACCAGCTTCAGCTTCAAGAACTTGACGCAAACGTTCACAGTGGATGTCCAGAGAGCAGAGAACAGGCCCTTGAACGTGCCGCTGATTGCGCCTTTTACGATTGCTACTTCGAGGCTTGATCAAGTGGAGAATGTGGCTATCAGAATCGAGCTTAGTAATGGGTGTGTTGGGTGGGGCGAGGCCCCTGTTTTGCCTCACGTGACTGCTGAGGATCAGCAGACTGCGATGGTCAAAGCCAGTGAGGCTTGTGAGGTTTTGAAAGAGAGCCCTGCCATGGCTTTGGGTTCTGTTTTTGGTGTGGTTGCTGGCCTTCTCCCTGGTCATCAGTTTGCTTCT GTTAGGGCAGCAGTCGAGATGGCACTGATTGATGCAGTTGCGAAAAGTGTCAGCATGCCTTTGTGGAGACTCTTTGGTGGAGTTTCAAATACTATAACCACTGATATAACA ATTCCAATTGTTTCCCCTGCTGAAGCAGCTGAACTGGCTTCAAAATATCGCAAACAAGGATTCACTACCCTGAAGCTTAAGGTGGGAAAGAATCTGAAGGAAGACATAGAAGTCCTACGAGCAATACGTGCTGTCCACCCTGATTCTTCATTCATCTTGGATGCCAATGAGGGTTACAAACCACAGGAAGCTGTTGAAgttcttgaaaaattatatg AAATGGGGGTCACTCCAGTTCTCTTTGAGCAACCAGTTCATAGAGATGATTGGGAAGGCCTTGGCCATGTTAGTCATATTGCCAAAGACAAATTTGGGGTATCTGTTGCAGCTGATGAGAGCTGTCGGAGTTTGGATGATGTcaagaaaattgtaaaaggAAATCTTGCGGATGTTATTAACATTAAGCTTGCAAAAGTTGGAGTCCTTGGGGCCCTTGAAATTATAGAAGTTGTAAGGGCTTCAGGATTAAACTTGATGATTGGTGGTATGGTTGAGACCAGACTAGCCATGGGCTTTGCTGGTCATCTCACTGCTGGCCTTGGGTGTTTCAA ATTCATTGACCTAGATACACCTCTTCTTCTGTCTGAAGATCCAGTTCTTGATGGTTATGAAG TGTCAGGGGCAGTTTACAAGTTTACGAATGCAAGAGGCCATGGTGGTTTCCTTCATTGGGACAATATTGCATG GGGCTTGCAAACAAGTGAATGA
- the LOC102607058 gene encoding L-Ala-D/L-amino acid epimerase isoform X3, translated as MLSVGFYLPFNNIKPQKPICQMASSPPAAAAPTSFSFKNLTQTFTVDVQRAENRPLNVPLIAPFTIATSRLDQVENVAIRIELSNGCVGWGEAPVLPHVTAEDQQTAMVKASEACEVLKESPAMALGSVFGVVAGLLPGHQFASQLKVRAAVEMALIDAVAKSVSMPLWRLFGGVSNTITTDITIPIVSPAEAAELASKYRKQGFTTLKLKVGKNLKEDIEVLRAIRAVHPDSSFILDANEGYKPQEAVEVLEKLYEMGVTPVLFEQPVHRDDWEGLGHVSHIAKDKFGVSVAADESCRSLDDVKKIVKGNLADVINIKLAKVGVLGALEIIEVVRASGLNLMIGGMVETRLAMGFAGHLTAGLGCFKFIDLDTPLLLSEDPVLDGYEVSGAVYKFTNARGHGGFLHWDNIA; from the exons ATGCTTTCAGTTGGATTCTATCTCCCTTTCAATAACATCAAACCCCAAAAACCCATTTGCCAGATGGCGTCATCACCACCGGCTGCTGCTGCGCCGACCAGCTTCAGCTTCAAGAACTTGACGCAAACGTTCACAGTGGATGTCCAGAGAGCAGAGAACAGGCCCTTGAACGTGCCGCTGATTGCGCCTTTTACGATTGCTACTTCGAGGCTTGATCAAGTGGAGAATGTGGCTATCAGAATCGAGCTTAGTAATGGGTGTGTTGGGTGGGGCGAGGCCCCTGTTTTGCCTCACGTGACTGCTGAGGATCAGCAGACTGCGATGGTCAAAGCCAGTGAGGCTTGTGAGGTTTTGAAAGAGAGCCCTGCCATGGCTTTGGGTTCTGTTTTTGGTGTGGTTGCTGGCCTTCTCCCTGGTCATCAGTTTGCTTCT CAATTGAAGGTTAGGGCAGCAGTCGAGATGGCACTGATTGATGCAGTTGCGAAAAGTGTCAGCATGCCTTTGTGGAGACTCTTTGGTGGAGTTTCAAATACTATAACCACTGATATAACA ATTCCAATTGTTTCCCCTGCTGAAGCAGCTGAACTGGCTTCAAAATATCGCAAACAAGGATTCACTACCCTGAAGCTTAAGGTGGGAAAGAATCTGAAGGAAGACATAGAAGTCCTACGAGCAATACGTGCTGTCCACCCTGATTCTTCATTCATCTTGGATGCCAATGAGGGTTACAAACCACAGGAAGCTGTTGAAgttcttgaaaaattatatg AAATGGGGGTCACTCCAGTTCTCTTTGAGCAACCAGTTCATAGAGATGATTGGGAAGGCCTTGGCCATGTTAGTCATATTGCCAAAGACAAATTTGGGGTATCTGTTGCAGCTGATGAGAGCTGTCGGAGTTTGGATGATGTcaagaaaattgtaaaaggAAATCTTGCGGATGTTATTAACATTAAGCTTGCAAAAGTTGGAGTCCTTGGGGCCCTTGAAATTATAGAAGTTGTAAGGGCTTCAGGATTAAACTTGATGATTGGTGGTATGGTTGAGACCAGACTAGCCATGGGCTTTGCTGGTCATCTCACTGCTGGCCTTGGGTGTTTCAA ATTCATTGACCTAGATACACCTCTTCTTCTGTCTGAAGATCCAGTTCTTGATGGTTATGAAG TGTCAGGGGCAGTTTACAAGTTTACGAATGCAAGAGGCCATGGTGGTTTCCTTCATTGGGACAATATTGCATG A